One Solanum lycopersicum chromosome 2, SLM_r2.1 genomic region harbors:
- the LOC101260220 gene encoding paired amphipathic helix protein Sin3-like 1, giving the protein MKRLRDDVYDSPSFKRPFESNKGESYSPSQVPASGQSGVGGGSSAGGASDSNSNLRTGDALSYLKEVKDMFRSQRDNMARLRGEVSGGKERFRRRINYSRRESRRSSQVVENGLGSRIAGRGLTFLSPCNPNLRTEDALSYLKEVKDTFQGKVKYEMFLDIMKHFKAQRIDTVTVIERVKDLFKEYPRLIIGFNTFLPEGYTITPNQEDKPRVEFGDAVNFVNKIKTRFQNDDQVYRYFLDILNVYKKEHKGIDEVYREVAILFNGHPDLLDEFTRFLPDTNYKEDLSKQQHTGKMNSFGEFEDALKSSCSKGFIFRERVKERLQSPADYLNFLTCLRHYGTETITKNELQSLVAEILGKYPDLMEGFNEFLDLYDRVDTYTNGFTFCEEVKERLGSPADYQTFLKCLHDYSRELITREQLQSLVARVLGKHRSLMEHFNVFIDCYERAVGFLVGVMTKLNDSKLVKKEEKKCKIEAPSTYQVKQETEAPSTYQVKQETEAPSTYQVKQETEAPSTYQVKQETEAPSTYQIKQENEARPQGIKFEEAVSFVEKVKERFRQDNHAYESFLNILRMYNREHENKYDIYHKIAILFKDHSDLLDEFAKFLPDSSADFMLRERIDQLIILFSSL; this is encoded by the exons ATGAAACGATTGAGAGATGATGTGTATGATAGCCCTTCATTTAAGCGGCCATTTGAATCCAATAAAGGAGAATC CTATAGTCCATCACAAGTTCCAGCAAGTGGTCAGAGTGGAGTTGGTGGTGGCAGCAGTGCTGGTGGAGCTAGTGATAGTAATTCAAATCTGAGAACTGGTGATGCATTGTCTTATTTGAAGGAAGTCAAGGACATGTTTCGAAGCCAAAGGGATAA CATGGCCCGATTGAGAGGAGAAGTATCTGGTGGTAAAGAGAGGTTTAGGCGGCGAATCAATTATTCTCGTAGAGAGTC GCGTCGTTCATCACAAGTAGTTGAAAATGGTTTGGGCAGCCGCATTGCTGGTAGAGGGCTAACTTTTCTTAGCCCTTGTAACCCAAATCTTAGAACAGAGGATGCTTTGTCTTATTTGAAGGAAGTTAAGGACACGTTTCAAGGCAAAGTGAAGTATGAAATGTTCCTTGATATTATGAAACATTTTAAGGCTCAAAG AATTGATACTGTTACTGTCATAGAAAGAGTGAAAGATTTGTTCAAAGAGTACCCTAGGTTGATCATTGGATTCAACACTTTCTTGCCCGAGGGATATACGATAACTCCCAATCAAGAAGATAAGCCTCGAGTTGAATTTGGAGATGCTGTCAACTTTGTGAATAAAATAAAG ACACGATTCCAAAATGATGATCAAGTCTACAGATACTTTCTAGACATCTTGAACGTGTATAAGAAAGAGCATAAGGGAATTGATGAGGTGTACCGAGAG GTTGCCATACTTTTCAATGGCCATCCAGATTTGTTAGATGAGTTTACTAGGTTCTTGCCAGATACCAACTACAAAGAGGATCTAAGCAAGCAGCAGCATACTGGTAAAATGAATTCTTTTGGAGAGTTTGAAGATGCCCTGAAAT CTTCGTGTAGCAAAGGGTTCATTTTCCGTGAAAGGGTAAAGGAAAGACTACAAAGTCCAGCTGATTATCTGAACTTCTTAACATGTCTCCGTCATTACGGCACAGAAACGATCACAAAGAACGAGTTACAAAGTTTG GTTGCTGAAATACTTGGAAAATATCCTGATCTTATGGAGGGTTTTAATGAATTTCTGGATCTTTATGATCGAGTTG ATACATATACAAATGGGTTCACTTTCTGTGAAGAGGTAAAGGAAAGACTAGGAAGTCCAGCTGATTATCAGACATTCTTGAAATGTCTTCATGATTACAGTAGAGAATTAATTACAAGGGAGCAGTTACAATCTTTG GTTGCTAGAGTACTTGGGAAACATCGTTCTCTTATGGAGCATTTCAATGTATTTATAGATTGTTATGAACGAGCTG TTGGATTTCTTGTAGGTGTAATGACTAAGTTGAATGATTCCAAGTTagtaaagaaagaagagaagaagtgtAAAATTGAGGCTCCTTCAACTTATCAAGTAAAACAAGAAACTGAAGCTCCTTCAACTTATCAAGTAAAACAAGAAACTGAAGCTCCTTCAACTTATCAAGTAAAACAAGAAACTGAGGCTCCTTCGACTTATCAAGTAAAGCAAGAAACTGAGGCTCCTTCAACTtatcaaataaaacaagaaaatgagGCTCGTCCACAGGGAATTAAGTTTGAAGAAGCTGTTAGTTTTGTGGAGAAAGTAAAG GAACGTTTCCGACAGGACAACCATGCGTATGAATcatttttgaacattttgaGGATGTACAACAGGGAGCACGAGAACAAATATGATATCTACCATAAG attgctATACTTTTCAAGGATCATTCAGATTTACTTGATGAGTTCGCTAAATTCTTGCCAGATTCTTCAGCTGATTTCATGCTTAGGGAACGTATTGATCAGTTAATCATCCTCTTTAGTTCCTTATAA
- the LOC138341869 gene encoding paired amphipathic helix protein Sin3-like 1 isoform X2, whose amino-acid sequence MFNFCSMARLRGEVSGGKERFRRRINYSRRESRRSSQVVENGLGSRIAGRGLTFLSPCNPNLRTEDALSYLKEVKDTFQGKVKYEMFLDIMKHFKAQRIDTVTVIERVKDLFKEYPRLIIGFNTFLPEGYTITPNQEDKPRVEFGDAVNFVNKIKTRFQNDDQVYRYFLDILNVYKKEHKGIDEVYREVAILFNGHPDLLDEFTRFLPDTNYKEDLSKQQHTGKMNSFGEFEDALKSSCSKGFIFRERVKERLQSPADYLNFLTCLRHYGTETITKNELQSLVAEILGKYPDLMEGFNEFLDLYDRVDTYTNGFTFCEEVKERLGSPADYQTFLKCLHDYSRELITREQLQSLVARVLGKHRSLMEHFNVFIDCYERAVGFLVGVMTKLNDSKLVKKEEKKCKIEAPSTYQVKQETEAPSTYQVKQETEAPSTYQVKQETEAPSTYQVKQETEAPSTYQIKQENEARPQGIKFEEAVSFVEKVKERFRQDNHAYESFLNILRMYNREHENKYDIYHKIAILFKDHSDLLDEFAKFLPDSSADFMLRERIDQLIILFSSL is encoded by the exons ATGTTCAATTTTTGCAGCATGGCCCGATTGAGAGGAGAAGTATCTGGTGGTAAAGAGAGGTTTAGGCGGCGAATCAATTATTCTCGTAGAGAGTC GCGTCGTTCATCACAAGTAGTTGAAAATGGTTTGGGCAGCCGCATTGCTGGTAGAGGGCTAACTTTTCTTAGCCCTTGTAACCCAAATCTTAGAACAGAGGATGCTTTGTCTTATTTGAAGGAAGTTAAGGACACGTTTCAAGGCAAAGTGAAGTATGAAATGTTCCTTGATATTATGAAACATTTTAAGGCTCAAAG AATTGATACTGTTACTGTCATAGAAAGAGTGAAAGATTTGTTCAAAGAGTACCCTAGGTTGATCATTGGATTCAACACTTTCTTGCCCGAGGGATATACGATAACTCCCAATCAAGAAGATAAGCCTCGAGTTGAATTTGGAGATGCTGTCAACTTTGTGAATAAAATAAAG ACACGATTCCAAAATGATGATCAAGTCTACAGATACTTTCTAGACATCTTGAACGTGTATAAGAAAGAGCATAAGGGAATTGATGAGGTGTACCGAGAG GTTGCCATACTTTTCAATGGCCATCCAGATTTGTTAGATGAGTTTACTAGGTTCTTGCCAGATACCAACTACAAAGAGGATCTAAGCAAGCAGCAGCATACTGGTAAAATGAATTCTTTTGGAGAGTTTGAAGATGCCCTGAAAT CTTCGTGTAGCAAAGGGTTCATTTTCCGTGAAAGGGTAAAGGAAAGACTACAAAGTCCAGCTGATTATCTGAACTTCTTAACATGTCTCCGTCATTACGGCACAGAAACGATCACAAAGAACGAGTTACAAAGTTTG GTTGCTGAAATACTTGGAAAATATCCTGATCTTATGGAGGGTTTTAATGAATTTCTGGATCTTTATGATCGAGTTG ATACATATACAAATGGGTTCACTTTCTGTGAAGAGGTAAAGGAAAGACTAGGAAGTCCAGCTGATTATCAGACATTCTTGAAATGTCTTCATGATTACAGTAGAGAATTAATTACAAGGGAGCAGTTACAATCTTTG GTTGCTAGAGTACTTGGGAAACATCGTTCTCTTATGGAGCATTTCAATGTATTTATAGATTGTTATGAACGAGCTG TTGGATTTCTTGTAGGTGTAATGACTAAGTTGAATGATTCCAAGTTagtaaagaaagaagagaagaagtgtAAAATTGAGGCTCCTTCAACTTATCAAGTAAAACAAGAAACTGAAGCTCCTTCAACTTATCAAGTAAAACAAGAAACTGAAGCTCCTTCAACTTATCAAGTAAAACAAGAAACTGAGGCTCCTTCGACTTATCAAGTAAAGCAAGAAACTGAGGCTCCTTCAACTtatcaaataaaacaagaaaatgagGCTCGTCCACAGGGAATTAAGTTTGAAGAAGCTGTTAGTTTTGTGGAGAAAGTAAAG GAACGTTTCCGACAGGACAACCATGCGTATGAATcatttttgaacattttgaGGATGTACAACAGGGAGCACGAGAACAAATATGATATCTACCATAAG attgctATACTTTTCAAGGATCATTCAGATTTACTTGATGAGTTCGCTAAATTCTTGCCAGATTCTTCAGCTGATTTCATGCTTAGGGAACGTATTGATCAGTTAATCATCCTCTTTAGTTCCTTATAA
- the LOC138341869 gene encoding paired amphipathic helix protein Sin3-like 1 isoform X1: MFNFCSMARLRGEVSGGKERFRRRINYSRRESRRRSSQVVENGLGSRIAGRGLTFLSPCNPNLRTEDALSYLKEVKDTFQGKVKYEMFLDIMKHFKAQRIDTVTVIERVKDLFKEYPRLIIGFNTFLPEGYTITPNQEDKPRVEFGDAVNFVNKIKTRFQNDDQVYRYFLDILNVYKKEHKGIDEVYREVAILFNGHPDLLDEFTRFLPDTNYKEDLSKQQHTGKMNSFGEFEDALKSSCSKGFIFRERVKERLQSPADYLNFLTCLRHYGTETITKNELQSLVAEILGKYPDLMEGFNEFLDLYDRVDTYTNGFTFCEEVKERLGSPADYQTFLKCLHDYSRELITREQLQSLVARVLGKHRSLMEHFNVFIDCYERAVGFLVGVMTKLNDSKLVKKEEKKCKIEAPSTYQVKQETEAPSTYQVKQETEAPSTYQVKQETEAPSTYQVKQETEAPSTYQIKQENEARPQGIKFEEAVSFVEKVKERFRQDNHAYESFLNILRMYNREHENKYDIYHKIAILFKDHSDLLDEFAKFLPDSSADFMLRERIDQLIILFSSL, translated from the exons ATGTTCAATTTTTGCAGCATGGCCCGATTGAGAGGAGAAGTATCTGGTGGTAAAGAGAGGTTTAGGCGGCGAATCAATTATTCTCGTAGAGAGTC TAGGCGTCGTTCATCACAAGTAGTTGAAAATGGTTTGGGCAGCCGCATTGCTGGTAGAGGGCTAACTTTTCTTAGCCCTTGTAACCCAAATCTTAGAACAGAGGATGCTTTGTCTTATTTGAAGGAAGTTAAGGACACGTTTCAAGGCAAAGTGAAGTATGAAATGTTCCTTGATATTATGAAACATTTTAAGGCTCAAAG AATTGATACTGTTACTGTCATAGAAAGAGTGAAAGATTTGTTCAAAGAGTACCCTAGGTTGATCATTGGATTCAACACTTTCTTGCCCGAGGGATATACGATAACTCCCAATCAAGAAGATAAGCCTCGAGTTGAATTTGGAGATGCTGTCAACTTTGTGAATAAAATAAAG ACACGATTCCAAAATGATGATCAAGTCTACAGATACTTTCTAGACATCTTGAACGTGTATAAGAAAGAGCATAAGGGAATTGATGAGGTGTACCGAGAG GTTGCCATACTTTTCAATGGCCATCCAGATTTGTTAGATGAGTTTACTAGGTTCTTGCCAGATACCAACTACAAAGAGGATCTAAGCAAGCAGCAGCATACTGGTAAAATGAATTCTTTTGGAGAGTTTGAAGATGCCCTGAAAT CTTCGTGTAGCAAAGGGTTCATTTTCCGTGAAAGGGTAAAGGAAAGACTACAAAGTCCAGCTGATTATCTGAACTTCTTAACATGTCTCCGTCATTACGGCACAGAAACGATCACAAAGAACGAGTTACAAAGTTTG GTTGCTGAAATACTTGGAAAATATCCTGATCTTATGGAGGGTTTTAATGAATTTCTGGATCTTTATGATCGAGTTG ATACATATACAAATGGGTTCACTTTCTGTGAAGAGGTAAAGGAAAGACTAGGAAGTCCAGCTGATTATCAGACATTCTTGAAATGTCTTCATGATTACAGTAGAGAATTAATTACAAGGGAGCAGTTACAATCTTTG GTTGCTAGAGTACTTGGGAAACATCGTTCTCTTATGGAGCATTTCAATGTATTTATAGATTGTTATGAACGAGCTG TTGGATTTCTTGTAGGTGTAATGACTAAGTTGAATGATTCCAAGTTagtaaagaaagaagagaagaagtgtAAAATTGAGGCTCCTTCAACTTATCAAGTAAAACAAGAAACTGAAGCTCCTTCAACTTATCAAGTAAAACAAGAAACTGAAGCTCCTTCAACTTATCAAGTAAAACAAGAAACTGAGGCTCCTTCGACTTATCAAGTAAAGCAAGAAACTGAGGCTCCTTCAACTtatcaaataaaacaagaaaatgagGCTCGTCCACAGGGAATTAAGTTTGAAGAAGCTGTTAGTTTTGTGGAGAAAGTAAAG GAACGTTTCCGACAGGACAACCATGCGTATGAATcatttttgaacattttgaGGATGTACAACAGGGAGCACGAGAACAAATATGATATCTACCATAAG attgctATACTTTTCAAGGATCATTCAGATTTACTTGATGAGTTCGCTAAATTCTTGCCAGATTCTTCAGCTGATTTCATGCTTAGGGAACGTATTGATCAGTTAATCATCCTCTTTAGTTCCTTATAA
- the LOC138342194 gene encoding paired amphipathic helix protein Sin3-like 2 — protein sequence MARLREDVSGGKERFRRQINYSRRESRRSSQVVENGLGSRIAGSGLTFLRPCNSNLRTEEALSYLKEVKDTFQGKVKYEMFLDIMKHFKAQRIDTVTVIERVKDLFKGYPRLIMGFNTFLPEGYTITPNQEDKPRVEFGEAVNFVNKIKTRFQNADQVYRYFLDILNVYRKKQKGIDEVYREVAILFNGHPDLLDEFTRFLPDTNYKEDLSKQQHTGKMNSFGEFEDALKSSCSKGFIFCERVKERLQSPADYLKFLTCLHIYSTETIARNKLQSLVRLSCY from the exons ATGGCCCGATTGAGAGAAGATGTATCTGGTGGTAAAGAGAGGTTTAGGCGGCAAATCAATTATTCTCGTAGAGAGTC GCGTCGTTCATCACAAGTTGTTGAAAATGGTTTGGGCAGCCGCATTGCTGGTAGCGGGCTAACTTTTCTTAGACCTTGTAACTCAAATCTTAGAACAGAGGAGGCTTTGTCTTATTTGAAGGAAGTTAAAGACACGTTTCAAGGCAAAGTGAAGTATGAAATGTTCCTTGATATTATGAAACATTTTAAGGCTCAAAG AATTGATACTGTTACTGTCATAGAAAGAGTGAAAGATTTGTTCAAAGGATACCCTAGGTTGATCATGGGATTCAACACTTTCTTGCCCGAGGGATATACGATAACTCCCAATCAAGAAGATAAGCCTAGAGTTGAATTTGGAGAAGCTGTCAACTTTGTGAACAAAATAAAG ACACGATTCCAAAATGCTGATCAAGTCTACAGATACTTCCTAGACATCTTGAACGTGTATAGGAAAAAGCAGAAGGGAATCGATGAGGTGTACCGAGAg GTTGCCATACTTTTCAATGGCCATCCAGATTTGTTAGATGAGTTTACTAGGTTCTTGCCAGATACCAACTACAAAGAGGATCTAAGCAAGCAACAGCATACTGGTAAAATGAATTCTTTTGGAGAGTTTGAAGATGCCCTGAAAT CTTCGTGTAGCAAAGGGTTCATTTTCTGTGAAAGGGTAAAGGAAAGACTACAAAGTCCAGCTGATTATCTAAAATTCTTAACATGTCTCCATATTTACAGCACAGAAACGATCGCAAGGAACAAATTACAAAGTTTGGTACGTCTATCATGCTATTAA